DNA from Rosa rugosa chromosome 6, drRosRugo1.1, whole genome shotgun sequence:
ATCCTAATGCTGTATGGCTAGCCTAAGAACAAAAAGGATCATGCGGAACAGTGGTTCTCCAAAGCATCTAATCGCAGACCAGAGTCTGTCAAACAccaactaaactatatgcatcTATCTCAACCATTGAGGGAAAAAACAACCATAAAAGTTATACTTCATTTTACGATTGATACCCACCAAAACAAAGACCATTTATGTAAAAAAGGGAACAAAATTAACAATGGTAAGAAAAGTTGATAATAGACCCTACATTACAAGGGGGGCAAACTTTAAGAAATATGTAAAAGCTCCAGGAAAATATGTTTCACCTCATCCTTTTTACAAATCCAGCATAAGAATAACTCAACTTGGTTTACTAAAGCTCAAGTGCAATacagatggtttttttttttttttttcatgataaCTAAGGCTATCCCCGAAAATAGAGATAGCCAATTTCTGTATTTCTCAGGCACAATAATTAAGTGTCCACTAAATAAGCACTTGGATCATGAGTTAATGTCACAGACTCACATATATGATAACTGCCGTTATCAAAACACAGGGAAGAGAAGAGCATCTTTATTTTCTGAACAAAATGCATATTTAAGTAGTCTAATTAACATTTTCTTAGATTAGAACTGTATCAGACAAATATATCTAAATTACCTTTCATGCGTAACCGAAGTTTGGTCTCCAGAGTCTGTGCCTTTGTCAGATTCCTCGTCAACCAAATATATATCAGACATGATCTCGTTTGAACAATTCTTGAAGGAAACTTCTATACATATAAAAAGAGGAGAGATGTCTGAAATCTCAGATGAAAATGAGTAGTCAACCTTTAAGCCATTTCCATTCACAGGGTCCAAGAGTGCATAGCTTTTAGGTTTAACTTGCCCTCCAATATCCCCAATGGAGATTCTTGCTGAAGATCTATGGACTTGACTTTGTTCTGGATTATGCGAGCTCGAAAAACCAGGCTGTTCGTCCAACCATGATTCCAAAGCTCTATTTGACAACAATTCCCCGAAATCCGAAGCAGATTGAGAAGCTCCATTTTTCACTTCATGGGCATTGCCAACATCCGTTAATTGAATCAACGGGTTAGAATTGTCATCATCTTCACTTGCTGAACCATCCTCTTCACTGCCACTGCCATTAGAATGTTGTGAACTATATCTAGAAGAATTCTCCTCATCCAAAGACTCAGAGACTGAATTTTGATCATCTGTAACATATGTGTCACTGTTAGTGACTCCCTCCCCAAATTCATTTATTTCGAGGCCATCAGAGAGCATAGTACAGGGCTTCGGAAGAGGTTCATACCCTGGAGCAGCATGAAGTACTATCTGTGATAAAGAGCCAGGAAGATAAAACCTGTGATCAATGGGCTCAGgtgaatttgattttgtttgtcCTCCAAACAAGTATTTTGCAAGGACACATGGAATATCTTTATTTTGTGACAGAATAATGTTTTCCTCCTTCAGACCTTGAGAATCCAGATAAGATGACAAAAGATTCGTTAGAAAATAAGCACGGTCACGAACATCATAGCTTAAGTCACACTTGGCCAGTTCCAGCACATAGCTCAAAACTTTCTGGATTGTTGACCGATCATTTCCTTCAGCACGCaataaaacctagaaaacaGATCGCTCCGACATTTAGACACAGAGGTCCATTGACATATTTACTTGGAGAAGAAACTTCATCAAAAGTACAAATAGAAATTGGTTCCTGtatatttttataaaaaatatacAGGCACTAGAGGAATTTAAAACAACTTCCTTATAAAGACATGCAGCTAATAGAAGACATTATACAACAAACAATGGTTTCCCATAGTACCTTAACTGTAGTATTACAAATTTGAAGCTTTGTCTCCAACTCTTCTGAAGTAAAGCACCTCGCAAGATACTTGAGTACTGTTGTTAACATCCTTGGAATTATATCGCCTAAAGAGTTATACTCCCCCACCATCCAAACAATCATTGCACGAGCTGCAGGCACCTTTACCGAATTTAAACTGCGAACCAACTGAATAATAACCTTCAAAATGTATCAAATTTAGTTAGTAAAGGCCCGAAAAGAAAAACCACAGAGAGAAGATATAAAAGGTCTAAAAGTACCACATTGTACTAGTAAAATCATCTACAAACCCCAACCCAATAATGAGGCAAATGAACCCAAATTTGTTATCTAAATGAAGCATGTAATGAGCAGAAAATTTTCCTCCAAAAGACTTGATGCACGATCAAGTCTTCCTTCATTTACATCTTATCAGAAGATTGGAATTAGTAGCAAAATTAATAGCAGagtagaaaaaaaatatatacatgcCAACAGCTAAGCAGAAAAACTGAGACTACCTTTTCATGACTGGGTGGATCTCGCTGAACGATTGATTTAATAGACATTATTGCTTGAATCAAAATATTTGcttctccctccacagacccaAATTCCCCAGTCATAACTTCTGCAAGATTAGACAATACTTCAGAAAACACACAAAACTTTTTTAAGATCTACTACAATAGAAGTAGATGGTCACTGACGCTGTCTGGTCAAAGCCAATAGAAATTCCAAGCATGTGTTTGCCATTTTTGGAAGTCGTTGCGCACAGATACCAATTCCTGCAACAGTATCAGCAGCAAATCTCCTGTCTGGATCTCTAATATAATCCTAGAAACACATGAGAGCAATAAGCAAAGGATCCATGTCTttcatgatatatatatatatatatatatatatatatatatatatatatcttatcaTATGTTAATGTTTGCATAAAGGTATCCAATATAAAACTTCCTAACAGAAGTGAGGCGCCTATCGGCCTTGAAAGGAAAGGTCCAACCAAATTTAAAAGGAAGACAAAATACCTGAAACTCTTTGAGAACAAATGGAATTGATGAATCTGTAGCTATGTGAGCCAGTATATCAAGTTTCAAGGCTTTAATTTGATATGAATCTGATGAGCATATGAAGAAGTCTTCAAAATATGGAGAGAAGAGCGAAGGAATTGCTTTAGCAAACACTTGAATGTTGCACAAAACCTGCACTGGTCAATAAGAAAACAATCCTCACCATTTTACCGACTGTAAACTAATCATAATAAAGTACACAAGGATTCAATCACAAGGAAATGTTAACTACCACATATTTTGAGGCAGTAGATGATCTTTGGACAAACAAGAGCGGTTTAACAATTCTTTTTACTTCCTCCATTGGTGACATAATCCAGTGTACACCAGCAGCTGCTAGTACAACTGCACTATTATTACTCCATAACAATGGTGAGGTACATCGCAGCAGGAACTTCACATCCTCATTATTGTTTCCAGATGTAAAACGTGGATTGAATTCAGAGAAATCTTTACTCATGAAACCCACTCGTGATAAATATTCATCTGGCCCTTCTATATAACATCGAAAGACAACATTTGCTAATTCAGACTCATGAAGACCACTCATGTCACCATTGTCTTCTAATACAGAATTGGTGTCACAGAAATCGTTCTGAGATTTAGAATTCTCTGTATGATGCAAAGAAGCCATAATGGATCCCTGCACAAACCCATGCCTTGCAATTACATAGCGCAAAAGGATCCCAATCAAAACTATTTGACCCCATTCTTCAATGTCAGGAAGAATCTCGCATAACCTTCTATAGTTTCTTCCAATCAGAGACAAATTAGTTGGACAAATTGAAGAGAAGGCAGCGGCAGCAGCTCCAACAACACAAGGGGAATTGTCATTCAACAGTATTCCAATAACCTGCATAGTGTAGAATATCATATGGATGTTAAGAACATTGGTACCATCCTTTCAGGTTGTGTAATGATATGAGATATCCCACATATACAAATACAGCATTGCATCTACAAAGGGCTGTGATGAACCACACACACATCACAAAACTTTCAGTACAGAATATAAACTTCACCCAAGGCATGTAGATTTTGGAAACATGTCTAGTAATAGATTGTTTGAACACTTTCATGCATGTAGAAGATAATTCATAACACAAATAAACCAGTTTTGATTGAACTAGGCATCTAGCTTATACGATAGAATCAACAGCAGCTATATGTCTAGTGCACAAGCAATATGTCAATGATACAATACTGCTGTAGTGAATACAAACTGTTTCCTCCATTTCTCCACCAAATAAGATCGAGATCTTAACGAAAAGAACAACATCTACAAGTCTACATTCTACAACTATTGAAGATACAAATGAATCAGACCTCTTCAATACCGGCAGTATACTCATCAAGGCGCAAATCATTCAGCTTAGGAAGTGCATTGGCAGCACATTTTCGAACATACACAGACGGATCTCTAGCACATTTCCCCACAGCAACCACAACCAAAGGTGCAATAACATGCAGCCGGATCCCAGCCATGGCTCGCAGCGCCCACGCCCTCACCAACGGGTTCGGATCCCCTAGATCCTTCTGGAAGCAATTAATCGATAGCAAAGCCTCATTCGGACGCCTGCAACATGAAATTTCACACACAATAATTCAAATTCCAGCTCACAAACGAATCCGAAAAGCTTATCAAGTAGTCAGTGATTCAGATTAACATACTTCTGAGCATAATGCAGCAGGTACAAGTAAACTAGCTTCTTCACTTCCAGTGACTGAGTCGCTACGTTCTTAACAACCTGCAAT
Protein-coding regions in this window:
- the LOC133714706 gene encoding AP3-complex subunit beta-A, giving the protein MFPQFGATADTLSKASTMVFRIGTDAHLYDDPEDVSIAPLLDSKFDSEKCEALKRLLALIAQGFDVSNFFPQVVKNVATQSLEVKKLVYLYLLHYAQKRPNEALLSINCFQKDLGDPNPLVRAWALRAMAGIRLHVIAPLVVVAVGKCARDPSVYVRKCAANALPKLNDLRLDEYTAGIEEVIGILLNDNSPCVVGAAAAAFSSICPTNLSLIGRNYRRLCEILPDIEEWGQIVLIGILLRYVIARHGFVQGSIMASLHHTENSKSQNDFCDTNSVLEDNGDMSGLHESELANVVFRCYIEGPDEYLSRVGFMSKDFSEFNPRFTSGNNNEDVKFLLRCTSPLLWSNNSAVVLAAAGVHWIMSPMEEVKRIVKPLLFVQRSSTASKYVVLCNIQVFAKAIPSLFSPYFEDFFICSSDSYQIKALKLDILAHIATDSSIPFVLKEFQDYIRDPDRRFAADTVAGIGICAQRLPKMANTCLEFLLALTRQQVMTGEFGSVEGEANILIQAIMSIKSIVQRDPPSHEKVIIQLVRSLNSVKVPAARAMIVWMVGEYNSLGDIIPRMLTTVLKYLARCFTSEELETKLQICNTTVKVLLRAEGNDRSTIQKVLSYVLELAKCDLSYDVRDRAYFLTNLLSSYLDSQGLKEENIILSQNKDIPCVLAKYLFGGQTKSNSPEPIDHRFYLPGSLSQIVLHAAPGYEPLPKPCTMLSDGLEINEFGEGVTNSDTYVTDDQNSVSESLDEENSSRYSSQHSNGSGSEEDGSASEDDDNSNPLIQLTDVGNAHEVKNGASQSASDFGELLSNRALESWLDEQPGFSSSHNPEQSQVHRSSARISIGDIGGQVKPKSYALLDPVNGNGLKVDYSFSSEISDISPLFICIEVSFKNCSNEIMSDIYLVDEESDKGTDSGDQTSVTHESSMISQNNASNLASVEEITSLESGQTVTRIIQVRFHHHLLPLKLTLYCNGKKLPVKLRPDIGYFVRALPLDVDAFTIKESHLRGMFECTRRCNFIDHIEDLDKNKGDKSLVEDKFLVICRSLALKMLSNANLYLVSVDMPVAAKLDDATGLCLRFSSKLLSTSVPCLITITVEGRCSEPLELTVKVNCEETVFGLNLLNRIVNFLG